A genomic segment from Coccinella septempunctata chromosome 3, icCocSept1.1, whole genome shotgun sequence encodes:
- the LOC123309768 gene encoding uncharacterized protein LOC123309768: MPTKMQMEYGTYTNISPLSQRISSLSLSSKEIDSQHYATNHRYSHDPYREFIYKNSQERRRLSSTGEGSGDSSTTTSGSSSYGEKEDGSEGRTESEETDEREEERKPLEGHITLVERQKVEAFFKGLKTEVYVSESLANLYTKKPLDADWQLKYTGIPVVILDIGESRARDKRKIQIALAERGTSFMLWSDTIDNLSDYKVSAKSFHTMCYSQDHSMQVGFSFDTAPAAHDLWTHIENLTACPENISLSMPGKKKKKDKKKKHKPEPLPPKTHISTPCFFNHITSVDVVDARRYYSLKEYLPNATELNSRIHEVEEI; encoded by the exons ATGCCAACCAAAATGCAGATGGAATACGGAACTTACACCAACATATCCCCCCTCAGCCAACGGATATCATCCCTCTCCCTATCTTCCAAAGAAATAGACAGTCAACACTACGCCACAAACCACAGGTATTCACATGACCCTTACAGAGAATTCATCTACAAAAATAGCCAAGAAAGGCGAAGACTATCCTCTACTGGCGAAGGCAGTGGAGATTCTAGTACAACCACGTCTGGCAGCAGCAGTTACGGTGAAAAAGAAGACGGGAGTGAGGGGAGAACTGAAAGTGAAGAAACTGACGAGAGGGAAGAAGAAAGGAAGCCTCTGGAAGGCCATATAACCCTTGTGGAAAGACAGAAGGTTGAAGCATTTTTCAAAGGCTTGAAAACAGAG GTGTACGTCAGTGAATCTCTCGCCAACCTGTACACGAAGAAACCCCTGGACGCCGACTGGCAATTAAAATACACGGGCATCCCCGTCGTGATCTTGGACATTGGAGAATCGCGAGCCAGGGACAAGCGGAAAATCCAGATAGCTCTGGCGGAACGGGGGACCAGTTTCATGCTCTGGAGCGACACAATCGACAACTTGTCCGATTACAAAGTATCGGCCAAGTCGTTCCACACCATGTGCTATTCCCAGGATCATTCCATGCAAGTTGGATTCAGTTTTGATACGGCCCCTGCCGCCCACGACCTATGGACGCATATCGAGAATCTGACTGCGTGTCCGGAAAATATATCCCTGTCCATGCCGG ggaagaagaaaaagaaggatAAAAAGAAGAAGCACAAGCCAGAGCCGTTACCGCCAAAAACACACATATCGACTCCATGTTTTTTCAACCACATAACCTCTGTGGACGTTGTTGATGCAAGAAGATACTACTCCCTGAAGGAATACCTACCCAATGCTACAGAACTCAATTCCAGAATTCATGAAGTGgaagaaatttga